The following proteins come from a genomic window of Bacteroidales bacterium:
- the ybeY gene encoding rRNA maturation RNase YbeY, translating into MDSRIFFNDNTQTLDIDELNSLRSWIIFAAKTEGYFVGELGFIFCDDKCLHNINVNFLNHDTYTDVITFDYGNNTTIEGEIYISLDRVRENATKFNVKVSHEIRRIIIHGVLHLLGYEDKNPKDKNLMTSKEDYYLSLQPDSE; encoded by the coding sequence GTGGATTCCCGTATTTTTTTTAACGACAATACTCAAACTCTCGATATTGATGAGTTAAACTCCTTACGTTCCTGGATAATTTTTGCAGCTAAAACCGAAGGTTACTTTGTTGGTGAGTTGGGTTTTATTTTCTGTGATGATAAATGTTTACACAACATTAACGTTAATTTCTTAAATCACGATACTTATACCGATGTAATTACTTTTGATTACGGAAATAATACAACTATTGAAGGAGAAATTTATATTAGTTTGGATAGAGTTCGTGAGAATGCTACTAAATTTAATGTAAAAGTTTCTCACGAAATACGGCGTATTATTATACATGGAGTTTTGCATCTATTAGGTTATGAAGATAAAAACCCTAAGGATAAAAATCTCATGACTTCCAAAGAAGATTATTATCTATCTTTGCAGCCTGATTCTGAATAG
- a CDS encoding ATP-binding protein, which produces MFKHKKIQINSSLTELYKIEEFVESISDVFNINNNYYSTILISLDEAVRNAIEHGNKFDDNKKVEISFVSTKGELIFSVKDEGKGFNLTDIPDPTNPKVDDNQEVGKGLFLMAQLSDDLKINDEGNRISLYFKVSSINKELAVKRVSALKSFFQEHKHRVKA; this is translated from the coding sequence ATGTTTAAACATAAAAAAATACAGATCAACTCAAGCCTTACCGAGCTTTATAAAATTGAGGAATTCGTCGAAAGTATTTCTGATGTATTTAACATCAATAATAACTATTATTCTACTATTCTTATTAGTTTAGACGAGGCTGTTCGGAATGCGATAGAACATGGTAATAAGTTTGATGATAATAAAAAAGTTGAAATTTCTTTTGTCAGTACTAAAGGAGAGTTAATTTTTTCTGTTAAAGATGAGGGAAAAGGTTTTAATCTTACTGATATTCCAGATCCAACTAACCCTAAAGTAGATGATAATCAGGAAGTTGGTAAAGGTTTGTTTTTAATGGCGCAGCTAAGTGACGATTTAAAGATTAATGACGAAGGAAATAGAATCTCACTTTATTTTAAAGTTTCCAGTATTAATAAAGAGTTAGCGGTAAAAAGAGTTTCTGCCTTGAAATCCTTTTTCCAAGAACATAAACACAGAGTTAAAGCTTAA
- a CDS encoding DUF4494 domain-containing protein — translation MQTWFSCKVKYQKIDDHGKMSRASENYLVDAINFTEAEKRIFEIMEQYVSGDLEVVGISRTNFTEIFNYDDGQYWYKAKVGWSIFDENSSKETKVNNQMLVAANSVRDAYDRISENMETMLVPVEITAVALSPILDVFPLFDSEETDDDKVENTQEQK, via the coding sequence ATGCAAACTTGGTTTAGTTGTAAAGTAAAATATCAAAAGATTGACGATCATGGTAAGATGAGTCGTGCCTCGGAAAATTATCTTGTCGATGCAATAAATTTTACTGAAGCGGAAAAACGTATCTTCGAGATTATGGAGCAATACGTGAGTGGAGATTTGGAAGTTGTTGGTATTTCACGAACAAATTTTACCGAAATTTTTAATTATGACGATGGGCAATATTGGTATAAGGCTAAGGTTGGATGGAGTATTTTTGATGAAAATAGCAGTAAAGAAACTAAAGTCAATAATCAAATGTTAGTTGCTGCCAATTCTGTTAGAGATGCTTATGATCGTATTTCTGAAAATATGGAAACTATGTTGGTTCCTGTTGAAATAACCGCAGTTGCTTTAAGTCCTATTTTAGATGTATTTCCTCTTTTTGATTCAGAAGAAACGGATGACGATAAAGTAGAGAATACGCAAGAGCAGAAGTAA
- a CDS encoding S41 family peptidase, whose product MLKNKSYYPFYFVLIFLLGILLGQSMMKKNNSSFADGDNKINNIIHYIESDYVDSVNIQKIEETSIRAMLDNLDPHSIYISEEEFNAANDPLLGKFDGIGVQFRMVHDTVVIILPLENGPSKKAGIRAGDRIIIANKDTLAGKNYNSLDIQKILKGERGSLVNLWIKRKGEKNLIPFSLERAAIPTYSIDAKFMLNKEVGYIKLSRFSASTIDEFEEAMKILNDSGMSKLILDLRGNGGGYLGAAIYIADQFLEKDRLIVYTEGRNRKKQIYRASDDTSFKNGDLIVLIDGNSASASEIVAGAIQDNDRGIIVGRRSFGKGLVQEQTNYRDGSAVRLTVAHYFTPSGRSIQRPYKNGKADYYNDYYHRIISESLLAPDSSLINDSLKFKTLKGKTVYGGGGIWPDHFIAADTSINFSFYNQLLSQSIIYQFAFDYVDKNRKELERFKTVDEFMLGFNKDEILLKQLIQLTDVQKLKPKTKDIKNSKPYILTLLKAEISRNLFEDGFYPVFAKNDEFIKEALILFKNNQ is encoded by the coding sequence ATGCTAAAAAATAAATCATATTATCCGTTTTATTTTGTACTTATCTTTCTTTTGGGAATCCTTCTCGGACAGTCGATGATGAAAAAAAATAATTCATCATTTGCTGATGGCGATAATAAAATAAACAATATTATACACTACATAGAAAGCGATTATGTTGATAGCGTTAATATTCAAAAAATAGAAGAAACTTCTATTAGAGCGATGTTAGATAATCTCGATCCTCATTCTATTTACATAAGCGAAGAAGAGTTTAATGCTGCTAACGATCCGCTTTTGGGTAAATTTGATGGTATTGGAGTTCAGTTCAGAATGGTGCATGATACCGTTGTAATAATTCTACCTTTAGAAAACGGTCCGTCAAAAAAAGCCGGAATACGAGCTGGCGACAGAATAATAATAGCAAATAAAGATACTTTAGCCGGAAAAAATTATAATAGTTTAGATATACAAAAAATATTAAAAGGTGAGAGGGGTTCGTTAGTAAATCTCTGGATAAAAAGAAAAGGTGAAAAAAATTTAATACCTTTTTCTTTAGAAAGAGCCGCCATTCCAACATACAGTATCGACGCCAAATTTATGCTTAATAAAGAGGTTGGATATATTAAACTAAGTCGTTTTTCTGCAAGTACAATAGATGAGTTTGAGGAGGCAATGAAAATTCTAAACGATTCAGGAATGTCTAAATTAATCCTCGACCTACGCGGAAATGGAGGGGGTTACCTTGGTGCTGCCATTTATATTGCCGATCAATTTTTAGAAAAGGATCGACTAATTGTTTATACCGAAGGAAGGAATAGAAAAAAACAAATTTACAGAGCGTCTGACGATACTTCATTCAAAAATGGAGATTTAATAGTTTTAATAGACGGAAATTCCGCTTCTGCTTCGGAAATTGTTGCCGGAGCAATCCAAGATAACGACAGAGGAATAATAGTAGGAAGACGCTCCTTTGGTAAAGGACTTGTTCAGGAACAAACAAATTATAGGGACGGATCAGCCGTTCGTTTAACGGTAGCACATTATTTCACACCAAGTGGTAGAAGTATTCAGCGTCCTTATAAAAATGGCAAAGCAGACTATTATAACGATTATTATCATCGAATTATTTCCGAATCTTTACTGGCTCCCGACAGCTCTTTAATAAACGATTCTTTAAAATTTAAAACCCTTAAGGGAAAAACGGTTTATGGTGGAGGAGGTATTTGGCCGGATCATTTTATTGCTGCCGATACAAGTATAAACTTTTCTTTTTATAACCAATTATTAAGTCAGTCTATCATTTATCAATTCGCTTTTGATTATGTTGATAAAAACAGAAAAGAATTAGAACGTTTTAAAACCGTCGATGAGTTTATGTTGGGCTTTAATAAAGATGAAATATTGTTGAAACAGTTAATACAATTAACTGATGTACAAAAACTTAAACCGAAAACCAAAGATATAAAAAATTCAAAACCTTATATTTTAACTCTTTTAAAGGCAGAAATTTCACGAAATCTATTTGAAGATGGTTTCTATCCGGTATTTGCAAAAAATGATGAATTTATAAAAGAAGCTCTAATTTTATTTAAAAATAATCAATAA
- a CDS encoding cold shock domain-containing protein, with translation MNTGTVKFFNTTKGYGFIKDNESGTEYFVHVSGLIDDIKEDDEVSFELQEGKKGLNAVNVKLV, from the coding sequence ATGAATACAGGAACAGTAAAGTTTTTTAACACCACCAAAGGTTATGGTTTTATTAAAGACAATGAATCAGGTACAGAATATTTTGTTCACGTATCCGGTTTAATTGACGACATTAAAGAAGACGATGAAGTATCTTTTGAACTTCAAGAAGGAAAAAAAGGATTAAATGCAGTAAATGTTAAATTAGTATAA